A single genomic interval of Halobacillus halophilus DSM 2266 harbors:
- a CDS encoding YpiF family protein, giving the protein MRWTEKDIKQYLPEKEYIDTLLIPMIPFDPASDQMMGKQAFQREINQIFTNLIEKEYRGRIFLAPEYYYISGTAETEVSRLNSWISQFRKQPFKHVFLLTFDAKWKKHEDELTGKLLWVPAIQSGNIQSTETQSFVKEQAGQISELIQAYW; this is encoded by the coding sequence GTGCGATGGACAGAAAAAGATATTAAACAATACTTACCTGAGAAAGAATATATTGATACTTTGTTAATTCCAATGATTCCTTTTGACCCAGCTTCTGATCAAATGATGGGGAAACAAGCGTTTCAAAGGGAAATCAATCAGATTTTTACCAATCTGATTGAAAAAGAGTATAGAGGACGTATATTTTTAGCTCCAGAATATTATTACATAAGCGGAACGGCAGAGACAGAAGTATCACGATTGAACAGCTGGATCAGTCAGTTTAGAAAACAGCCTTTTAAACATGTGTTTCTTCTCACTTTTGATGCTAAATGGAAAAAACACGAGGATGAACTCACAGGGAAATTGTTGTGGGTTCCAGCTATCCAAAGTGGGAATATCCAATCTACAGAAACGCAATCGTTTGTAAAAGAACAAGCGGGACAAATCAGTGAACTAATCCAGGCATACTGGTAA
- the bshA gene encoding N-acetyl-alpha-D-glucosaminyl L-malate synthase BshA: MAKIGITCYPTVGGSGVIATELGKLLAEKGHEIHFVASQVPFRLNRVYPNIYYHEVEVSNYPVFQHPPYDLALANKMAEVINREELDILHVHYAMPHAICAILAKQMAKRDVKIITTLHGTDITVLGIDSSLKQMIKFGIEQSDKVTAVSESLVQQTQDQLSTDKPIEVIYNFVDEREYYQKPSYSLREDYCIKEEEKVVIHISNFRKVKRVPEVVHAFSKIAAEVPAKLLLVGDGPEYSDVHQLVKDLELEGQVLFLGKQENVSDLLSISDLKLLLSEKESFGLVLLEAMACGVPCIGSNIGGIPEVIDHGETGYIAELGNVDQVAYFALKMLTDEDLMDKLSVNAKQMVETKFASGTILTQYEELYERVLNND; the protein is encoded by the coding sequence ATGGCTAAAATAGGAATTACCTGCTACCCTACAGTAGGGGGATCAGGCGTGATCGCGACAGAACTTGGCAAGCTTCTGGCAGAAAAAGGGCACGAGATTCATTTTGTAGCTTCCCAAGTTCCTTTTCGGTTAAATCGTGTGTATCCAAATATCTATTATCATGAAGTAGAAGTCAGTAACTATCCGGTTTTTCAGCATCCCCCTTATGATCTTGCGCTAGCTAATAAAATGGCTGAGGTCATAAACAGAGAAGAACTGGATATTCTCCATGTGCACTATGCCATGCCTCATGCTATCTGTGCTATTTTAGCTAAACAAATGGCTAAACGTGATGTAAAAATCATTACTACTCTTCACGGTACGGATATTACAGTGCTTGGTATTGATTCAAGCTTAAAACAAATGATCAAATTTGGTATTGAACAATCCGATAAGGTTACAGCTGTCTCTGAAAGTTTAGTTCAACAGACTCAAGATCAGCTTTCGACGGATAAACCGATAGAAGTCATCTATAATTTTGTAGATGAGAGAGAATATTATCAAAAGCCCTCTTATTCACTAAGAGAAGATTATTGTATTAAAGAAGAGGAAAAAGTAGTTATTCATATCTCAAATTTCCGCAAAGTGAAAAGAGTTCCTGAAGTTGTACATGCTTTCTCTAAAATTGCTGCTGAAGTCCCTGCAAAGCTTCTGCTCGTAGGGGACGGCCCTGAGTATTCTGATGTCCATCAGCTTGTAAAAGATCTGGAGCTTGAAGGACAGGTGCTTTTTCTTGGGAAACAGGAAAATGTCAGCGATCTGCTGTCCATCTCAGACTTAAAGTTACTTCTTTCTGAAAAAGAAAGCTTTGGTCTCGTTCTTCTAGAAGCTATGGCTTGCGGGGTGCCTTGTATAGGCTCTAATATTGGAGGCATTCCAGAAGTTATTGACCACGGTGAAACCGGCTATATTGCTGAATTGGGTAACGTTGATCAGGTTGCTTATTTTGCCCTGAAGATGCTGACTGATGAAGATTTAATGGACAAGCTTTCTGTTAATGCAAAGCAGATGGTAGAAACTAAATTTGCATCGGGAACAATTCTTACTCAATACGAGGAGCTTTATGAACGGGTGCTGAATAATGACTGA
- a CDS encoding nucleotide pyrophosphohydrolase — protein sequence MNYTTGDIQKRVDKYISQFKEGYFSPLSLQARLTEEVGEMAREINHHYGEKQKKSTEKNKALEEELGDVLFVLTCFANSLDMDLSEAFEQSMSKIETRDKDRWTRKEGESSNE from the coding sequence GTGAATTACACTACAGGAGATATTCAAAAGCGCGTGGACAAATACATATCCCAGTTTAAGGAGGGCTATTTTTCTCCATTAAGTTTACAAGCCAGGCTTACTGAAGAAGTTGGTGAAATGGCTCGTGAAATCAACCATCATTATGGGGAGAAGCAAAAGAAATCGACAGAGAAAAACAAAGCATTGGAAGAAGAATTAGGGGACGTCCTTTTCGTTTTAACTTGTTTTGCCAATTCTTTGGACATGGATTTATCGGAAGCATTCGAACAATCGATGAGTAAAATTGAAACACGAGACAAAGACCGTTGGACACGGAAAGAAGGAGAGAGTTCAAATGAGTAA
- a CDS encoding sporulation protein YpjB, translating to MGRAILVLLCSVIFTLTPMNKHLYLSGHSEDWSAFFLQYKLLIQDGKYELAGKALNNRRAELENYMESLSPQKEEIGKELLQSLMVDLPKTNSVEIGQLLIFIETVSANNHVENINTLVFNYKNSLGDNPYLTGGELQSEWEKVVPSLLTYYSYDQLIPIAEQLSQFAEGDSDQIRETLAVELNQLPEAVPALSMEALLWTVLLIGGTILITLAYVAFRKYQAVATVEGSIKRENS from the coding sequence ATGGGACGGGCGATTTTGGTCTTACTATGTTCCGTTATTTTCACACTCACACCGATGAATAAGCACCTTTACCTATCTGGACATTCAGAAGATTGGTCAGCCTTTTTCTTGCAGTACAAGCTTCTTATACAGGATGGAAAATATGAATTAGCTGGTAAAGCGTTGAATAACCGAAGGGCTGAATTGGAAAACTATATGGAGAGCCTATCTCCACAAAAAGAAGAGATAGGGAAAGAATTGCTTCAATCATTGATGGTTGACCTGCCAAAAACTAATTCAGTTGAGATTGGTCAATTGCTCATTTTTATAGAAACGGTAAGCGCTAACAACCATGTGGAGAATATAAATACACTCGTCTTTAACTATAAAAATAGTCTGGGTGACAATCCTTACTTAACAGGGGGAGAGCTTCAAAGCGAATGGGAGAAGGTTGTTCCAAGCCTTCTGACGTATTATTCTTATGATCAGTTAATTCCTATTGCTGAACAACTTTCACAATTTGCAGAGGGAGATTCCGACCAAATCCGTGAAACCCTTGCAGTTGAATTGAATCAGCTGCCTGAAGCTGTTCCTGCTTTAAGTATGGAAGCATTATTATGGACGGTACTACTTATTGGAGGTACAATACTAATAACGCTTGCTTATGTAGCTTTTAGGAAATATCAAGCCGTTGCCACTGTGGAAGGGTCAATCAAGAGAGAAAATAGTTGA
- a CDS encoding zinc metallopeptidase, with translation MSFILYFALILIIPIWAQSKVKSTYKKYSKVAISSSMSGAEVARKILDDNGLFNVAVEEVRGQLSDHYDPRSKVVRLSTDNFHGRSAAGAAVAAHEVGHAIQDAQDYAFLRFRSALVPVASFGSNISIFLIIGGALLQMTGLIFAGIVFFAFAVLFQLVTLPVEFDASNRAMTQLVSTGVIRNEEERPTKKVLNAAAMTYVAGALVALAELLRFIFMFFGMGEE, from the coding sequence ATGAGTTTTATTCTTTACTTCGCACTGATTTTGATTATCCCGATATGGGCTCAGTCAAAAGTAAAGAGCACCTACAAAAAGTATTCAAAAGTAGCTATCTCCTCATCCATGTCAGGAGCAGAAGTAGCTAGAAAAATATTGGATGATAATGGTCTGTTTAATGTAGCTGTTGAAGAAGTCAGAGGGCAGTTATCTGATCATTACGATCCTCGCTCTAAAGTTGTACGCTTATCTACGGATAATTTCCATGGGCGTTCGGCTGCCGGAGCTGCTGTTGCCGCTCACGAGGTAGGCCATGCGATTCAAGATGCTCAGGACTATGCGTTTTTACGTTTCCGAAGTGCGCTTGTACCAGTTGCGAGCTTCGGGTCAAATATCTCTATTTTCTTAATTATTGGCGGAGCTCTTCTTCAAATGACCGGCTTAATTTTTGCCGGAATTGTCTTCTTTGCCTTTGCTGTGCTTTTCCAGCTGGTGACTCTGCCCGTTGAGTTTGATGCTTCTAATCGAGCAATGACTCAGTTGGTGTCTACGGGAGTTATTAGAAATGAGGAAGAACGTCCGACGAAGAAGGTATTGAATGCTGCGGCTATGACTTATGTAGCTGGTGCGCTTGTAGCTCTAGCTGAACTGCTTCGCTTCATTTTCATGTTTTTCGGAATGGGAGAAGAATAA
- a CDS encoding methylglyoxal synthase, with protein sequence MNIALIAHDKKKTDIIQFAIAYKETLQNHQLFATGTTGKRIADASGLPITKFLSGPLGGDQQIGAKIAEDEMDMVIFFRDPLTAQPHEPDISALLRLCDVHQIPLATNLAGAEILIHALDRGDLEWRKIIREQKKEQE encoded by the coding sequence ATGAATATTGCGTTAATCGCTCATGATAAGAAAAAAACGGATATTATACAGTTTGCTATAGCTTATAAAGAAACATTACAGAACCATCAGCTGTTTGCTACAGGAACGACTGGAAAACGCATCGCTGATGCATCAGGTCTTCCCATTACTAAATTTTTATCAGGACCTTTAGGAGGAGATCAGCAAATAGGAGCAAAAATCGCTGAAGATGAAATGGATATGGTCATTTTCTTTCGTGATCCTTTAACTGCCCAGCCTCACGAGCCAGATATCAGTGCCCTGCTTCGCCTGTGTGATGTGCATCAGATTCCGCTTGCCACTAACCTGGCTGGAGCTGAAATACTCATTCACGCTCTCGATCGCGGCGATTTGGAGTGGCGGAAGATCATTAGAGAACAGAAGAAAGAGCAGGAGTGA
- the lhaT gene encoding lipoprotein heptaprenylglyceryl N-acetyltransferase LhaT, with the protein MKDLVSYILKNRGFLILLFIVNLLGTIYGYIWYGSQLAVTEPKFLIFVPDSPTASLFFTIFLGFYIFNRNVPYIEALALITLLKYGLWAVVMNGLTLVEFGSLPWTGYMLIVSHAAMAFQGLLYAPFYSIRMRHVLVAAIWTLHNDVIDYVFEQMPVYPAIMKYMDQIGYFTFWLSLGCIGVAYLVSQRNSSGLNSAHTS; encoded by the coding sequence TTGAAAGATTTAGTCTCCTACATACTCAAGAATCGTGGGTTTTTAATCTTACTATTTATCGTAAATCTTCTCGGAACGATCTATGGATATATTTGGTATGGTAGTCAGTTAGCTGTTACAGAACCTAAGTTTTTAATATTTGTCCCAGACAGCCCTACAGCCAGCCTGTTTTTTACAATTTTCTTAGGGTTTTATATCTTCAATAGAAATGTGCCGTACATTGAGGCACTGGCTCTTATAACGCTTCTCAAGTATGGACTATGGGCTGTTGTTATGAACGGATTGACTTTGGTTGAATTCGGCTCTCTCCCCTGGACAGGTTATATGCTTATCGTGTCTCACGCTGCCATGGCCTTCCAGGGTCTATTATATGCTCCGTTTTATTCTATACGAATGAGACATGTCCTTGTTGCAGCCATATGGACACTGCATAATGATGTTATTGACTACGTTTTTGAACAAATGCCTGTATACCCTGCGATCATGAAGTATATGGATCAGATCGGATATTTTACGTTTTGGTTAAGCCTTGGATGCATAGGGGTAGCTTATCTAGTTTCACAGAGGAACTCAAGCGGTCTAAATTCTGCCCATACTTCATAG
- a CDS encoding tetratricopeptide repeat protein — protein MEEIQKAIRQMEAHKTEDAIETLTQYLPHADEEERFTIAELYIQWGMMDEAKMVLQELIQRYPKEQELKVMMAEIHIDLGEDDEAIELLNQFGPEDEDYLQVLVQLADLYQAQGLYEVAEQKLLTAKQVEPNSAIIDFALGELAFSNGEYSKCVPYYENAMHHQPVMGDIEVATRLAEAYAANGEFEQSLEYYQNVEEENPDVMFRYGFVAFQANRNDIAIKVWEQLIDKDPYFHSVYPHLAQAYDSEGMPQEALDMAKKGLAKDEFNKELYHLAGTLTHKQGNKDEGYRLMREAVALDPGYKEAVLFLIENFKEDADYEAIIELINQLISLGEEDPNYLWELAQAYEEEEQFDEAYEQYKQAYPSLKEDTAFLKAYGYFLIEEGRMKEGQEVFREYLAIDPADTEIEDFLARLMEQE, from the coding sequence ATGGAGGAAATACAAAAAGCAATTCGTCAAATGGAAGCCCATAAGACGGAAGATGCAATAGAAACTCTAACACAATATTTACCACATGCGGATGAAGAAGAGCGCTTTACCATTGCAGAACTCTACATTCAGTGGGGAATGATGGATGAAGCGAAAATGGTTCTTCAGGAACTGATTCAACGCTATCCAAAAGAGCAGGAATTAAAAGTGATGATGGCAGAAATTCATATCGATTTAGGGGAAGATGATGAAGCGATAGAGCTATTGAATCAATTCGGTCCTGAAGATGAAGATTATTTGCAAGTACTCGTTCAATTAGCTGATTTATACCAGGCTCAAGGGTTATACGAAGTAGCTGAGCAGAAGTTATTAACTGCTAAGCAAGTAGAACCTAATTCAGCCATTATCGACTTTGCTTTAGGCGAACTGGCTTTTTCAAATGGGGAATATTCAAAATGTGTTCCGTATTACGAGAACGCTATGCACCACCAGCCGGTTATGGGAGATATTGAAGTAGCTACGCGTTTAGCAGAAGCGTATGCAGCCAATGGTGAATTTGAACAATCACTTGAGTACTACCAAAACGTGGAAGAAGAGAATCCAGATGTAATGTTCCGCTATGGTTTTGTTGCTTTTCAGGCAAATCGTAATGATATAGCCATTAAGGTTTGGGAACAATTGATCGATAAAGATCCTTATTTTCATTCGGTTTATCCTCACCTGGCCCAGGCTTATGATTCAGAAGGTATGCCTCAGGAAGCACTGGATATGGCTAAGAAAGGTCTGGCAAAAGATGAATTTAATAAAGAACTCTATCATCTGGCCGGTACGTTAACTCACAAACAAGGAAACAAAGATGAGGGTTACAGGCTTATGAGAGAAGCTGTAGCACTGGATCCAGGCTATAAGGAAGCGGTTTTATTCCTAATAGAGAACTTTAAAGAAGACGCGGACTATGAAGCCATTATTGAACTTATTAATCAGTTGATCTCTCTTGGAGAGGAAGATCCCAATTATCTTTGGGAACTTGCCCAGGCTTATGAAGAAGAGGAACAGTTTGATGAAGCTTATGAGCAATATAAGCAGGCTTACCCTTCATTAAAAGAGGATACAGCATTCTTAAAAGCCTATGGATACTTCCTGATTGAAGAAGGCCGTATGAAGGAAGGACAGGAAGTATTTAGAGAATATTTAGCAATTGACCCCGCGGATACTGAAATTGAAGACTTTTTGGCGAGGCTTATGGAGCAAGAATGA
- a CDS encoding ReoY family proteolytic degradation factor, whose product MQTPISVDEKKDFVRWFLNHYQLKKRESVWILNYLMNHESLLSSVHFVQEVKFCPRGMEISAQGVSDPPFRFYKGQVMTNDAEKSFHDLRMNQDEPVYIQMNFDNAQQSSKYALVLEENPYLPKDYYLNERDKNEAERLLSLSLLKHRQKELEGKIDAALIDGERNKFKELCNELSSLKQDLNTFL is encoded by the coding sequence ATGCAAACACCTATATCTGTTGATGAAAAAAAAGACTTCGTCCGGTGGTTTCTAAATCATTATCAATTAAAGAAACGTGAAAGTGTATGGATCCTTAATTATTTGATGAATCATGAATCCTTACTTTCCAGTGTTCATTTTGTCCAGGAAGTGAAGTTCTGTCCTAGAGGTATGGAGATAAGTGCTCAAGGTGTATCCGATCCCCCATTTCGATTTTATAAAGGGCAAGTCATGACGAATGATGCAGAGAAGTCGTTCCACGATTTGAGAATGAATCAAGATGAACCCGTCTATATTCAAATGAATTTCGATAATGCTCAGCAAAGTTCGAAATACGCTCTTGTATTAGAGGAAAACCCTTACCTTCCTAAAGATTATTATTTGAATGAGCGCGATAAAAACGAAGCGGAACGCTTGCTCTCATTAAGTCTTCTTAAACACAGACAGAAAGAGTTGGAAGGGAAAATTGATGCTGCTTTAATTGATGGTGAAAGAAATAAATTTAAAGAATTGTGTAATGAATTAAGCAGTCTGAAACAGGATTTAAATACCTTCTTATAA
- the dapB gene encoding 4-hydroxy-tetrahydrodipicolinate reductase, which produces MSNNIKVIVAGPRGKMGTEALKLIEKEENLTLVACLDRKNGGKNVVEIDNLPNLDAPIFDDPEKCLSEIEADVLIDLTTPENGYKHTKLALEHGVRPVVGTTGFTPEQLEELKQLAEEKQIGAVIAPNFAVGAVLMMQFSKWAAKHFPNVEIIEKHHDQKLDAPSGTAIKTAELIREVRESHRQGHPNETENLAGARGADSDGMKIHSMRLPGLIAHQEVVFGGLGQTLTIKHDSHHRESFMSGVKLATEKVMHLEVLVYGLEHLLD; this is translated from the coding sequence ATGAGTAATAATATTAAGGTGATAGTAGCGGGACCTCGAGGTAAAATGGGGACAGAAGCCCTGAAACTAATTGAAAAAGAAGAAAACTTAACGCTCGTAGCCTGTTTAGACCGTAAAAACGGAGGAAAAAATGTCGTCGAAATAGATAATTTGCCAAACCTGGATGCGCCTATTTTTGACGATCCGGAGAAGTGTCTGAGTGAAATAGAAGCGGATGTGCTAATTGACTTAACAACTCCTGAAAATGGTTATAAGCACACAAAACTTGCCCTGGAACATGGTGTGCGTCCTGTTGTAGGAACTACAGGATTTACACCCGAACAATTAGAGGAATTGAAACAGCTCGCGGAAGAAAAACAAATTGGCGCTGTGATCGCTCCTAATTTCGCGGTAGGGGCTGTCCTGATGATGCAATTCTCTAAATGGGCCGCTAAGCATTTTCCAAACGTCGAAATCATCGAAAAACACCACGATCAAAAATTAGATGCTCCTTCTGGTACAGCTATAAAAACCGCTGAGCTCATTAGAGAAGTCAGAGAAAGTCATCGTCAAGGTCACCCTAATGAAACGGAAAATTTAGCTGGTGCCCGCGGTGCAGACTCTGATGGAATGAAAATCCACAGTATGCGCCTTCCCGGATTAATTGCTCACCAGGAAGTTGTTTTTGGAGGACTTGGGCAGACACTTACAATTAAACACGATTCCCATCATCGTGAGTCATTTATGAGTGGTGTTAAATTAGCCACTGAAAAAGTCATGCACCTGGAAGTCCTGGTGTATGGTCTTGAACACTTATTAGACTAA
- a CDS encoding YitT family protein, which translates to MRLKNILFILIGSAIFSFGLVHFNIQNELGEGGFTGITLLLLYLFKWDPALMNIILNIPVLIIGWKILGRNTFLYSLIGILAVSLFIRVSQIYMIEFNLSSDLTLASLFAGVFIGVGLGIIFRYGGTTGGVDIIARLINKYLGWSMGRAMFLFDAVVIFVSIVTYLNPIKGMYTLVAVFIGAKVIDFIQEGAYAARGTTIISGKSDEISRKVMQEMDRGITILEGRGSFSGERRDVLYCVIGKNEIVRLKTIIDHIDPHAFVAVSHVHDVMGEGFTLDENKNPIRD; encoded by the coding sequence TTGCGTCTTAAAAACATTTTATTCATTTTAATTGGTTCTGCTATTTTTTCATTTGGTCTTGTTCATTTTAACATTCAAAATGAACTCGGTGAGGGAGGATTCACAGGGATAACTTTATTGCTATTATACTTATTTAAATGGGATCCAGCCCTTATGAATATCATTCTCAATATCCCAGTTTTAATCATAGGCTGGAAGATACTCGGGCGTAATACATTCCTATATTCATTAATCGGAATCCTTGCTGTATCCTTATTTATTAGAGTTTCACAAATATATATGATTGAATTTAATTTATCATCTGACCTCACGTTAGCTTCTTTATTTGCAGGTGTGTTTATTGGAGTCGGATTAGGTATTATCTTTCGGTACGGCGGAACGACTGGAGGCGTGGATATTATCGCTCGCCTCATCAATAAATACTTAGGCTGGAGTATGGGGCGAGCCATGTTCTTATTTGATGCAGTCGTTATTTTTGTCTCCATTGTTACTTATTTAAACCCGATTAAAGGTATGTACACACTCGTAGCCGTGTTTATCGGCGCTAAGGTTATCGATTTTATTCAAGAAGGAGCCTACGCCGCACGTGGTACTACCATTATCTCTGGTAAAAGTGATGAAATTTCCAGAAAAGTTATGCAGGAAATGGATCGCGGTATTACTATACTCGAAGGACGTGGATCTTTCTCCGGTGAAAGAAGAGACGTTCTTTACTGCGTAATTGGCAAGAACGAAATTGTACGCTTAAAAACCATTATTGATCACATAGACCCCCATGCCTTTGTAGCCGTTAGTCACGTTCACGACGTAATGGGCGAAGGTTTCACGCTAGATGAAAACAAAAACCCGATCAGGGACTAA
- the aroA gene encoding 3-phosphoshikimate 1-carboxyvinyltransferase: protein MSAIELRPPQNNLRGSLTVPGDKSISHRAVIFASLGQGVSQITNFLTGEDCMRTVEAFRQLGVQIEQSGNELTVYGKGIPHLKEAELPINFGNSGTTARLMSGVLAGLPLFTSAYGDPSLSKRPMDRVVHPLREMGASISGRKNASVLPLAFEGTKLKGTTHHLQVRSAQVKSALLLAGMLAEGETTVVELGVTRNHTEMLMSQFGINIDVEGSKITIQGGQQPTASNFRVPGDISSAAFFIVAAAISSNSSITIKDVGLNSTRDGIIQVMEHMGASVDANIHSYVGDEPVGDIQIKSSALKGVRIEGEMIPNLIDEIPIVALAATQAEGTTIIKDARELRFKETDRIAAVVNNLRALGAHVEPQEDGMIIHGPTPLKGGKVDSFGDHRIGMMGAIASLVCDAPVTIEDKECINISYPTFFDHLNQLTN, encoded by the coding sequence ATGTCAGCCATAGAGTTACGTCCTCCGCAAAATAATTTGAGAGGTAGTCTTACTGTCCCCGGCGACAAATCTATTTCCCACCGGGCAGTAATATTTGCGTCTTTGGGCCAAGGCGTCTCCCAAATTACAAACTTCTTGACAGGTGAAGATTGCATGCGAACGGTGGAAGCTTTTAGACAGCTTGGTGTTCAAATAGAGCAGTCAGGGAACGAGTTGACTGTATATGGGAAAGGGATTCCACATTTGAAGGAAGCTGAATTACCAATAAATTTTGGAAACTCCGGCACTACAGCCCGCTTGATGAGCGGAGTTTTAGCTGGCCTTCCGCTATTTACTTCAGCATACGGAGACCCGTCCTTATCTAAGCGTCCTATGGATCGCGTAGTCCATCCTTTGCGTGAGATGGGTGCAAGTATTTCCGGGCGTAAGAATGCTTCTGTGCTGCCTCTGGCATTTGAGGGCACTAAATTAAAAGGCACTACGCATCATTTACAAGTAAGGAGCGCACAAGTGAAATCAGCTCTTCTTCTAGCCGGGATGCTTGCTGAAGGAGAAACAACGGTGGTGGAGCTTGGAGTAACCAGAAATCATACAGAGATGCTGATGTCTCAATTTGGAATTAATATCGATGTAGAAGGTTCTAAGATTACTATCCAGGGAGGGCAGCAGCCGACAGCCTCTAATTTTAGAGTTCCTGGAGACATCTCTTCTGCAGCATTTTTCATTGTTGCCGCTGCCATAAGCTCAAACAGCTCGATCACAATAAAAGACGTTGGTCTTAATTCTACTAGAGATGGAATTATTCAGGTGATGGAACACATGGGCGCTTCTGTGGACGCTAACATACATTCTTATGTAGGCGATGAACCCGTCGGTGATATTCAAATTAAGTCTTCTGCTCTGAAAGGTGTCAGAATTGAAGGAGAAATGATTCCGAATTTAATTGATGAAATTCCAATTGTTGCCCTGGCAGCTACGCAGGCAGAAGGGACTACTATTATAAAAGATGCCCGTGAATTAAGGTTTAAAGAAACCGATCGAATTGCAGCAGTTGTGAATAATTTAAGAGCACTCGGGGCTCATGTAGAACCGCAGGAAGATGGTATGATTATCCATGGGCCGACTCCTCTAAAGGGCGGAAAAGTCGATTCATTTGGAGACCATAGAATCGGTATGATGGGAGCGATCGCATCCCTCGTTTGTGATGCCCCGGTTACGATTGAGGACAAAGAATGTATTAATATCTCTTACCCGACCTTTTTTGACCATTTAAACCAACTGACTAATTAA
- the qcrB gene encoding menaquinol-cytochrome c reductase cytochrome b subunit, producing MLQRLYDWVDERVDITPLWRDIADHEVPEHVNPAHHFSAFVYCFGGLTFFITVIQILSGMFLTMYYVPDIENAWKSVYYLQREVAYGQIVRGMHHWGASLVIVMLFLHTLRVFFQGAYKKPRELNWVIGVLLFFVMLGLGFTGYLLPWDNKAYFATQVGLEIAAATPFIGDAIRTLLAGDPSIVGAQTLTRFFAIHVFFLPAALFGLMAFHFILIRKQGISGPL from the coding sequence ATGCTGCAAAGACTTTATGATTGGGTGGACGAGCGTGTTGATATTACCCCTTTGTGGCGTGATATCGCCGACCACGAAGTTCCGGAGCACGTTAACCCAGCCCATCATTTCTCAGCTTTTGTTTATTGTTTTGGCGGACTGACTTTTTTCATTACAGTCATTCAAATCTTGTCAGGGATGTTCCTGACCATGTATTATGTGCCAGATATTGAGAATGCTTGGAAATCCGTTTATTATTTACAAAGAGAGGTAGCATACGGTCAAATCGTCCGTGGCATGCACCACTGGGGAGCGAGTCTTGTTATCGTAATGTTATTCTTACATACGTTACGGGTGTTCTTCCAAGGCGCTTATAAGAAACCGCGCGAACTAAACTGGGTAATTGGAGTTCTATTGTTCTTCGTTATGCTTGGTCTTGGTTTTACAGGATACCTGCTTCCATGGGATAACAAAGCATATTTTGCTACCCAGGTAGGTCTTGAAATTGCTGCTGCAACACCATTTATAGGAGATGCGATACGAACGCTGCTTGCGGGTGATCCATCGATCGTTGGGGCCCAAACCCTTACCCGTTTCTTTGCGATCCACGTTTTCTTCTTGCCGGCCGCATTGTTCGGATTAATGGCCTTTCACTTTATCTTAATCCGTAAACAAGGAATTTCCGGTCCACTATAA
- a CDS encoding QcrA and Rieske domain-containing protein — translation MSDKKRVSRRQFLNYTLTGVGGFMAAGMLAPMVRFAIDPVLQTKEGGDMHSVASVDEITNEPTRVEWTIDQVDAWYESEVQKTAWVYRNENDEIVALSPICTHLGCTVDWASQEDYPNQFYCPCHGGRYTKDGVNVPGTPPTAPLPVFEHKVEEGMLYLGDAQSRGGGS, via the coding sequence ATGAGCGATAAAAAACGAGTATCCCGTCGTCAATTTTTGAACTACACACTGACTGGTGTAGGAGGATTCATGGCAGCCGGAATGCTTGCACCAATGGTTCGGTTCGCAATTGATCCAGTATTGCAAACCAAAGAAGGCGGAGATATGCATTCCGTTGCATCTGTTGATGAGATTACAAATGAGCCCACAAGAGTGGAGTGGACCATTGACCAGGTAGATGCTTGGTATGAATCGGAAGTACAGAAAACAGCCTGGGTATACAGAAATGAAAATGATGAGATTGTGGCACTTTCTCCTATCTGCACCCATTTAGGCTGTACTGTGGACTGGGCTTCACAGGAAGACTATCCTAATCAATTCTACTGTCCATGTCACGGTGGACGTTACACCAAGGATGGAGTGAATGTTCCGGGAACACCTCCAACAGCTCCGCTTCCAGTTTTTGAGCACAAAGTGGAAGAAGGCATGCTTTACCTTGGAGACGCACAATCTAGAGGAGGGGGGAGTTAA